The proteins below are encoded in one region of Oryzias melastigma strain HK-1 linkage group LG7, ASM292280v2, whole genome shotgun sequence:
- the mfn2 gene encoding mitofusin-2, producing MSLVFPRVSPAQFHSKEKRMMAEVNASPLKHFVTAKKKINGIFEQLGAYIRESASFLEDAHRNEDLDPVTTEEQVQEVRGFLSKVAGIGEVLARRHMKVVFFGRTSNGKSTVINAMLCDKVLPSGIGHTTNCFLRVEGTDGSEGFLLTEGSEEKKSIKTVNQLAHALHQDQDLDAGSLVCVMWPKVKCALLRDDLVLVDSPGIDVTTELDSWIDKFCLDADVFVLVANSESTLMQTEKSFFHKVNERLSSPNIFILNNRWDASASEPEYMEEVRRQHMDRCSNFLVEELGVVDRAQASDRIFFVSAKEVLQARVQRAQGMPEAGGALAEGFQARMFEFQNFERRFEECISQSAVKTKFEQHTVRAKQISEALRRIMDSVHVAXXXXRVYCLETKEDRQDRLEFIDKQLDLLTMDCKSKIKKITEEVERQVSNAMAEEIRKLHVLVDDFHMDFHPSAVVLKVYKNELHRHIEEGLGKNMSERCSSSISGALQATQADMIEGLKPLLPSSLRDQVDKMVPRQCFSLTYDLACDKLCSDFQEDISFHFSLGWTMLVNRFLGPKNTRRALMGYSDQVPRPMALTPVSTSMPPFPQTAMTQEELMVSMVTGLASLTSRTSMGVIVVGGVIWKAVGWRLIALSFGLYGLLYVYERLTWTTKAKERAFKRQFVDYASEKLQLIVSYTGSNCSHQVQQELAGVFAQLCQQVDVTRQNLEDEIQDMNSKIELLDNLQSRAKLLRNKAGWLDSELNMFTQQYLQHSK from the exons ATGTCTCTGGTGTTCCCACGAGTCAGCCCCGCCCAGTTTCACTCCAAGGAGAAGAGGATGATGGCGGAAGTGAACGCCTCGCCGCTCAAGCATTTCGTCACCGCCAAGAAGAAGATCAACGGGATCTTTGAGCAGCTGGGAGCCTACATCAGGGAGAGCGCGTCCTTCCTGGAAG ATGCTCACAGAAACGAGGACCTGGACCCGGTCACCACCGAGGAGCAGGTCCAGGAGGTGCGGGGTTTCCTGTCCAAAGTGGCAGGGATTGGAGAAGTGCTCGCCCGCCGCCACATGAAGGTGGTCTTCTTCGGAAG GACCAGCAACGGGAAAAGCACGGTCATCAACGCCATGCTGTGCGACAAAGTCCTGCCGTCTGGAATCGGACACACCACCAACTGCTTCCTGAGGGTGGAGGGCACGGACGGCAGCGAGGGCTTCCTCCTCACCGAGGGCTCGGAGGAGAAGAAGAGCATCAAG ACCGTCAACCAGCTGGCCCACGCCCTCCATCAGGACCAGGACCTGGACGCCGGCAGCCTGGTCTGCGTCATGTGGCCCAAAGTCAAGTGTGCCCTGCTCCGGGATGACCTGGTTCTGGTCGACAG CCCCGGGATCGACGTGACCACCGAACTGGACAGCTGGATCGACAAGTTCTGCCTGGACGCCGACGTGTTTGTTCTGGTGGCAAACTCCGAGTCCACCCTGATGCAGACG gaGAAGTCCTTCTTCCACAAGGTCAACGAGCGTCTCTCCAGCCCCAACATCTTCATCCTCAACAACCGCTGGGACGCCTCGGCCTCTGAGCCCGAGTACATGGAGGAG GTTCGCCGGCAGCACATGGACCGCTGCAGCAACTTCCTGGTGGAGGAGCTGGGTGTGGTGGACCGCGCCCAGGCCAGCGACCGCATCTTCTTCGTCTCCGCCAAAGAGGTGCTGCAGGCCCGCGTGCAGAGGGCGCAGGGCATGCCTGAAGCAG gtgGAGCTCTGGCTGAGGGATTTCAAGCCAGAATGTTTGAGTTCCAGAACTTTGAGCGGCGCTTTGAG GAGTGCATCTCTCAGTCGGCGGTGAAGACCAAGTTTGAGCAGCACACGGTGCGGGCCAAGCAGATCTCGGAGGCTCTGCGCCGCATCATGGACTCGGTGCACGTCGCGNNNNNNNNNN GCAGAGTCTACTGCCTGGAGACCAAAGAGGACCGGCAGGACCGGCTGGAGTTCATAGACAAGCAGCTGGACCTGCTGACCATGGACTGTAAGAGCAAGATCAAGAAGATCACAGAGGAGGTGGAGCGGCAG GTGTCCAATGCCATGGCAGAGGAGATCCGGAAGCTCCACGTTCTGGTGGACGACTTCCACATGGACTTCCATCCGTCTGCAGTGGTGCTGAAGGTCTACAAAAAC GAGCTCCACCGACACATCGAGGAGGGTCTGGGGAAGAACATGTCTGAGAGATGCTCCTCCTCCATCAGCGGCGCCCTGCAGGCCACGCAGGCCGACATGATCG AGGGCCTGAAGCCACTGCTGCCCTCCAGCCTCAGAGACCAGGTGGACAAGATGGTTCCTCGGCAGTGCTTCAGCCTGACCTACGACCTGGCCTGTGACAAACTCTGCAGTGACTTCCAGGAGGACATCAGCTTCCACTTCTCCCTGGGCTGGACCATGCTGGTCAACCGCTTCCTGGGGCCCAAGAACACGCGGCGGGCCCTCATGGGCTACAGCGACCAG GTTCCCCGGCCCATGGCCCTGACCCCGGTCAGCACCAGCATGCCCCCGTTTCCACAGACCGCCATGACTCAGGAGGAGCTGatggtttccatggtaaccggGCTGGCTTCCCTGACGTCTCGGACCTCCATGGGTGTCATCGTGGTGGGTGGTGTG ATCTGGAAGGCGGTGGGCTGGCGCCTGATCGCCCTGTCCTTCGGTCTGTACGGCCTGCTGTACGTCTACGAGCGGCTGACCTGGACCACCAAGGCCAAAGAGAGAGCCTTCAAGAGGCAGTTTGTGGACTACGCCAGCgagaagctgcagctgatcGTCAGCTACACCGGGTCCAACTGCAGCCACCAAGTCCAGCA GGAGCTGGCGGGCGTCTTTGCACAGCTCTGCCAGCAGGTGGACGTGACCCGGCAGAACCTGGAGGATGAGATCCAAGACATGAACAGCAAGATCGAACTGCTGGACAACCTGCAGAGCAGAGCCAAGCTGCTGCG GAACAAGGCCGGCTGGTTGGACAGCGAGCTGAACATGTTCACTCAGCAGTACCTGCAGCACAGCAAGTGA